A stretch of the Gossypium hirsutum isolate 1008001.06 chromosome D07, Gossypium_hirsutum_v2.1, whole genome shotgun sequence genome encodes the following:
- the LOC107954867 gene encoding anthocyanidin 3-O-glucosyltransferase 2, with translation MKKAELVFIPFPAKGHLVSTVEVAKLLVDLNSNLSISVLIIERTVDAESTAYADSLTAASTTTRIKFIHLPQPVQDTDAANFIRSVVQTHEPLVREAVTKIVEHSNSVPGSPRLAGFVLDLFCTSFRDLANDFGVPSYLFCTSGAGFLGFLFFTQALHDEQNFEFVELTDSETEFTIPSYVNSVSTKLFPSATFKPEGFGLFLSVAKQVREMKGIMVNTFLELESHAVDSLSNCKLPPVYPVGPILNTEGCSGVHQNYDSIMQWLDQQPRSSVVFLCFGSRGSFSANQVKEIACALEQSGFRFLWSLRRAPEQVNGKMGHPTDYENMAEVLPEGFLDRTAEIGKIIGWAPQSAILGHPATGGFVSHCGWNSTLESIWFGVPMATWPLYAEQQLNALQLVKELGLAVEIKMDYRIDGGGEVELVKAETIERGIRRLMEHDSDVRKRMKEMSDRSRKALMDGGSSHSTLCRFIDEVVGNMP, from the coding sequence ATGAAGAAAGCGGAGCTAGTGTTCATCCCATTCCCTGCAAAGGGCCATTTGGTATCCACGGTTGAAGTGGCTAAGCTTTTAGTGGATCTCAATTCCAACCTCTCCATCTCCGTTCTCATCATCGAGCGAACCGTCGACGCTGAAAGCACCGCCTACGCCGACTCTCTCACCGCCGCCAGCACCACCACTCGCATCAAATTCATTCACCTCCCTCAACCTGTTCAAGACACAGATGCGGCTAACTTTATTAGGAGTGTAGTTCAAACCCATGAACCACTTGTGAGAGAGGCCGTCACCAAAATAGTTGAGCACTCGAACTCAGTTCCCGGCTCACCTCGACTCGCCGGGTTTGTTCTCGACTTATTTTGTACTTCTTTTAGAGACTTGGCTAACGACTTCGGCGTTCCTAGCTATCTGTTTTGCACTTCGGGTGCTGGTTTTCTTGGCTTCCTATTTTTCACTCAAGCTCTTCATGATGAGCAAAACTTTGAGTTCGTTGAGTTAACAGACTCGGAGACTGAGTTCACTATTCCATCATATGTCAACTCGGTTTCCACTAAACTCTTTCCATCTGCAACGTTCAAGCCTGAAGGTTTTGGTTTATTCCTTTCCGTGGCGAAACAAGTGAGAGAAATGAAGGGCATCATGGTAAATACATTTTTAGAGCTCGAATCACATGCAGTTGACTCCCTTTCTAACTGTAAGCTTCCACCCGTTTACCCGGTGGGACCCATATTGAATACTGAAGGCTGTAGTGGGGTCCATCAGAATTATGACTCAATCATGCAATGGCTCGACCAACAACCACGTTCATCTGTGGTGTTTCTCTGCTTTGGGAGCAGGGGAAGTTTTAGTGCGAATCAGGTAAAGGAAATCGCTTGTGCACTGGAGCAGAGTGGGTTCCGATTCTTGTGGTCTCTACGTCGAGCCCCGGAGCAAGTAAACGGTAAGATGGGACACCCGACTGATTACGAGAATATGGCAGAGGTGTTACCGGAAGGATTCTTGGATCGAACGGCTGAGATTGGTAAGATCATCGGGTGGGCACCACAATCGGCCATCTTGGGCCATCCTGCGACAGGAGGGTTTGTGTCGCACTGCGGCTGGAACTCGACATTGGAGAGTATATGGTTTGGAGTGCCAATGGCGACGTGGCCGCTCTACGCAGAGCAACAGCTGAACGCGTTGCAATTGGTGAAGGAGTTGGGATTAGCGGTGGAGATTAAAATGGACTACAGGATAGATGGCGGGGGTGAGGTTGAACTTGTGAAGGCGGAAACAATAGAGAGAGGAATCAGGCGGTTGATGGAACATGATAGTGACGTTCGGAAGAGGATGAAAGAGATGAGTGATCGGAGTAGGAAGGCTTTGATGGACGGTGGATCTTCACACTCCACGTTATGTCGTTTTATTGATGAAGTCGTGGGCAACATGCCATGA